A stretch of the Rhinoderma darwinii isolate aRhiDar2 chromosome 3, aRhiDar2.hap1, whole genome shotgun sequence genome encodes the following:
- the LOC142750648 gene encoding olfactory receptor 5G26-like — translation MVVEVEERRCKSYMRGGGGGRGEEVEDLYERWCQRKSRDKRRWKTYMRGGGRSPFVYHGYGDVRKEYAGHTNLTVVTEFFLIGFQGSHLLRIVLFLLFFIVFDATICGNLLIITLVSISKNLQTPMYFFISQLSISDILLTTNIVPNMLHILLVNGGTISFIGCMTQLYFFSVFEVFECLLLTVMSYDRYVAICNPLRYTSIMTRSYCGKLIIDIWVLCFGVSIVFAITPSKLVFCGPNVIDHFFCDLVPLVDIACSDTFIVHLEMYSLSVPLIIVPTLIIIECYINIIVNILRISSSTGRQKAFSTCSSHLTVVSIFYWTIFGVYVFPTRGQTSTISKILSLLYTVFTPLINPIIYSLRNKDIQKSVQETLNKYLTR, via the exons atggtggtggaggtagAGGAGAGGAGGTGCAAGAGCTATATGAGAGGTGGTGGAGGAGGTAGAGGAGAGGAGGTGGAAGATCTATATGAGCGGTGGTGTCAGAGAAAGAGCAGAGATAAGAGGAGGTGGAAGACTTATATGAGAGGTGGAGGTCGAAGTCCTTTTGTCTACCATGGATATGGTGATGTCAGGAAAGAATATGCGGGACAT ACAAATCTGACTGTGGTCACCGAGTTTTTCCTCATCGGATTTCAAGGCAGTCACCTCTTAAGAATTGTACTATTCCTTTTATTCTTTATTGTTTTTGATGCAACAATATGTGGGAATCTCCTGATCATCACCCTGGTGTCCATCAGCAAGAACCTCCAGACTCCAATGTACTTCTTCATCTCACAACTGTCCATCAGCGACATCTTATTAACCACAAATATTGtccccaacatgctccatatactACTCGTAAATGGAGGAACCATCAGTTTTATTGGTTGTATGACTCAGTTGTATTTTTTCAGTGTCTTTGAAGTATTTGAatgtcttctcctcacagtgatgtcctatgacagatatgtggccatctgTAATCCCCTCCGTTATACTTCTATAATGACAAGGTCCTATTGTGGGAAATTAATCATTGACATTTGGGTTTTATGTTTTGGTGTTTCAATCGTTTTCGCCATAACACCATCAAAGCTGGTCTTCTGTGGACCAAATGTCATTGACCATTTCTTCTGTGATCTTGTTCCCTTAGTGGACATTGCCTGTTCTGATACCTTCATTGTCCACCTTGAGATGTATTCACTGAGCGTTCCTCTAATTATTGTTCCTACCTTAATAATTATAGAATGTTATATTAATATTATCGTGAACATCTTAAGGATTTCATCCAGTACAGGTAGacagaaagccttctccacctgtagctcccacctcactGTGGTCTCCATATTTTACTGGACTATATTCGGTGTTTATGTTTTTCCAACAAGAGGACAAACATCGACCATCAGTAAGATCCTATCTCTGCTCTATACTGTATTTACTCCGTTGATTAACCCCATTATATACAGTTTAAGAAATAAAGATATTCAAAAATCTGTACAAGAAACACTTAATAAATATCTAACGAGATAA